A stretch of DNA from Gasterosteus aculeatus chromosome 7, fGasAcu3.hap1.1, whole genome shotgun sequence:
TACTTTTCGTTTACGGCATGTTCGGGGCCAATGGCCGTATTATTGAGTATTATTAACTTACCAACTGCTTCCCCGTGCTGACAGAATAATAGCGTAGCTGCCTGAAAAGTTGGATGCTTTCAGTTTCCGTCAGGCACCGGAGACCACAATGCAATGCGGCCGCTTCTTACGTCACCAGATGCGTGTGAGGGTTGCGCTTCTGATCGACAAGTTATAGGACTGGTTCTCAAAGGGGGGCACGCGTACCCTTCGAGGTACGtaagatttaaaaatatatatatttgatatgaTCATCCATTAAAAAAATTCTATAAAAGATAATGACTTcataaatattcaataaaatataatataagtgTAACAgagttagaaatacactttGTCATttgcaatgtctgtgttttattgtctcctgcaggtatgtgttttcctttctttAATGTTGGAATTTTTGCAGTTGTCACTCagtaatttattttgttcacttggggttgttgttttgcccttttGTCATGATTCAGATTTTTGACAAGTTATAATTTAGATTTGGGGTAGCGGTCCATTCTTCCTTCACAGAAGTGTTACTCTGTTGCAGATAATGTGTCCAGagagctgatgtgcagagagagaccagaaggcaatgtctgtgttttattgtcttctgcaggaccaAATAAGTGCTAGAACGATCAGTGTCTGAGTCGACTTcttccatgccctaaacacatctgttacataaGCTCATGAACAGAATTTTATATTTAGTAGGTTATTCAATTTAATTATCCTAAAACCCCAGAGTCTCCCCCAAACCGGGATGGTTTGACCCAACCTGGCACACACCACCTGccatcacctgtcaatcactgtcatGCTGGTAGGCCCCCTAAGCCTCCGCTATATCGGCAAAAGCCCTGGAGGTCGATCATACAGCGTCTTTGCTCAGAGCTAAAGCCAAGAAATCGTTCCCTACGGACCTGCTCCTTCCAGCCATTGTTTTGCAGACCAGTGGAGACATTAAAGACTTTATCAATGGCTCACTCCAGCTGGACGAATCCACAGATCTCTGCGGGAATgcacaacttttttttgtgAGATACATTGTTACTGACAACGCAATCTGTTCTGCAAAAATTTTGATGTTGTCAACACCTTCTTTTGTGAAAAGAGCTGAAAAacctgcagcagcatccacacaGGGGGATTTTTACCTGCTTTCATCTCAAGTCAGGATGTGGACAGCAGTCATGTTGGTCATAACGGGACAAGATTTTCATTCCCACTTTCCTGAGATGGGGGGGAAATCTGCACAGCTGGATTGCATGAGAGTGTCCTGTGACTGTGGCCTCCAGATGAAGTTTgccacatccacacacacatagttttgGTTGTGTGTGAACCAGGAGCACCCAGACCTGAAACAGAAAGCTTACAAGCAGCTTCTACCCTTTCGCcttcacatatttttgtcaGACTTCCTTCTTTGCAACTGTAATCAAAAACAAGCAAAGAAACAGACTGTGCCTGGAGAAGAGCTTGATCAGTAGCTACCCAATGGTGAGGAACCCAAATCTTATATAtatggtgtatatatatatatatatatatatatatatatatatatatatatctctcatatatatttatatatatatatatatatatatatatatatatatatatatatatataaatatatatgagagagagagagagacagatacaGCATGGTATgtgagtaccaatgttttgaactggatgcggggaGCCACtacacacatctatatatatatatatatatatatatatatatatatatatatatatatacacacacacacacacacatatacacacacaaacacacatatagagATGTGTagatatctatgtatatatagattGCCTCGGTTACATCTATTTGAGAGCAGGTCTATGATAGTCGTACTCATGTATTGCCATACAATGTTTAATGGTTCGCTTGGTCTCCTCCTGCGATTTAGAGATCGGTCATTAATAATGTTAAATTCTGGGTGGAGCGGCGCAAATACCGGATCGCCTTTAACAACTGTCAATATTGTTCATATGGTAAGATCATAGCTTTCGGATacgcacatacatgcacaccAACAACGTGATTATTGCTTTCATACTGAATTTTATTTACTCACTGGTATACAGAGGAGGAACGCAGTTGCTTTGGATTGCCAGTCATATCAGTTGTGCGCATTAAAAACCTAAGTTTTGTTTGACAGAACTAGAAAAGAACAAATGTCATGTGACTTTTGCATCCGTCTTTGGGAAAAGGAGAAAGATTGAACAGGCTGGGCTTTGTTAGTGCAACTTTTACAAGTACGGTCTTTGCAGTTGGGTTTATTGAGCTCTAAATAAGCTTAGAGCGCAGACAGAACATTGGAAGCCAGGCTGCAGGTCAGTCCGGTGCCATCCGGCTCTACATTGATCTTCTTCACAACGCCATCTTCCACCAACATGGCATATCTGAAAGACAGAATGAAGAACAAGGATTTGTAGCTATGGACCTCAAATATATCAGTAAAAGCCACACACTGACTATAATGCACTAGTGATAACACATTTTAGGGTTTTATCTCAGTATTATTCTAGAAATTATACTCTCAAAATAAAATTACCAGATACAATTGTATACAATTGGTGCTGAAAAACTGAAATTGGCAAAAAGATGAATACCTCTTGGATCGCTTGTTCCCAAGTGCCTGCACAATCTGATCACTGTCAAGTAGCAGATCAACTgcctgagaggaagaaaaaaaaatgagtaCATACAGTCACAGGAAAGAATAATTGATATGTACCAGATATTTAGATTTACCTTTGTAAAAGCTCCAGTAGGATCAGCCAGCATTCGAACCTGCCGAAGACACTTACAGTAAGCCGACTGCTCAGTTGTGTGCCATTAGTTACTATTTTCAAAATCCTCTCTGGTGCACAGTATGTTTTTATTCAAGAGATCGCTGGGATTGCCTCCTGGTCAAATCCATCACTAATTAGAATTCCTACTTTATTTGCTACTGACAGGAATTTATGGTTATTCGAATTTTAATATGCTCTGAAAAATGGCAATACGTGGTCAGCTTTATTTCACAATTTGACTCGATGCACGTTGTCGTGGAGATTGCCCATTGCACCAAAAAATACACTCCATACCTTGCCATCTGACCCGTGCTCCTTTCCCCAGGCAGCCATGACAAATGCATCATTGACGGAAATGCAAGCGACCTCCTGCACACCTTTGCTCTTCAAGTCCTGTGCCTGCTGCACAAAACCTGGGAGGTGAGTCTGAAAGCAACAAGAAGAAATACAACATAAGCTGATCATGCAAAGTGAgacacagcaacaaaaaaaagaagaaaaaaaaaagagatgacatAGTGGTCTCAACCTTGGAACAACCAGGGGTAAAAGCTCCAGGTACAGCAAAGAGGACTCCCTTCTTCCCCTTAAAGAGCTGATCCATGGACACCTTGTTTCCTGGTTCCCCCTCGTGGACCTCCACGGCAGGGAGCTGTTCACCAACCTGTCCGGGATTAAGAACACAGCAATGCATCAAAGTAGAGCCGCATTCTTTGGTCACCTTAACAAAGTTACACAAATATAAAGAAAGATATGAACATAGTGGTTTAGCAAATGACGAAGACTAAATAATCTGAAGAGGACAGACGTTTGAGCTGTAATAACCGCACACTTAATGCCACTGGAGGGCGACAAATCACAAGAATTATAAATGCATGCGTTCGGTTAAAATGGCCGAATACCTATTCTAAATTTAACCCGAATACTGAGCGTCTACGACGTGACACTTTCAGCCACATCTAATACATGCatgttgtaaaatatatatatatatatatatatatatatatatatagtcaatgatttaaaaaaagatcattgACCATTGGTATGATCGCAATATTTTCACGTGAGAAGGTCAGGCACGCCATAGATGTAAGTTTACTTCCAAAAATAAGCTACTTTGGGAATAAAAATAATACGTAACGTACGCTCTCACATAGTGTCACAGTTACTGACGCCACTATAAGGAACAAACTACGTTTATCCTACCGACTAACGTAACGCATAGACGGGCCTTTGGACCAGTTATTTACAGCTTGCGTGGTGCAACGTTCAATTGACCAGCAGTTGCCGGTCACAGTGACGTCACCAAGCCGAGGGTATCGGCCAGAAACCAACATAGTCAACCGCTCGTATGATCGTCATGGCGACGAAGAGGGGGCCCTCGCGAGGACAGTTAGCTCGGCGAGCTAACACGGGAAGCGGATAGTTATTCCTCAACGACGTGAATCGACCGCTCTCTCTGCGCCATGTGAAGCGAAACGCGCTAAGCGTCAGCTCGACGCCGACGGCTCCTACCTGAATCGGCATTTTGACAGGGGGAGACGTGTGTAGCAGACGGAGGGCCCGGCTGCGTCTGGCGATGGTGCCCGTGACGGAAAGCATTGTGGCTCGCAAAATGTCCTTGCGGCAGATTTCCAGCAGCGTGCGACGTAGCGTGCGCTGTGTTTGCGCTGTCAGACGTACGGCCTGCTTGTCTCTCTGACTCCCACTGCTGTCCCACGTTGACTTTGTCTGCGTAGAACTCAACGCAGCTCCCTGATTTGGGGCCTGCTAAATCTCTTATTTACTGCGCCATCTGGCAGCACGAAAGCACGTGCCTAATGTAGCCTTTGTTAAGACGGGAATGGAATGACAGATATTTAATACAAAtgatccaaaaataaaaatgggagGAAATGTCTGACTTCAACATGGTGTGAGGACATCTTAATGTAATATTGACTTTGTAGTTTGTAAAGTAAATGTTTACTACTCGGTAGGTCAGTTGTACTGCGTCATGTTATCACTGTAGGACTatcatgtatttaaaaaaaaactgtatatatatatatatataaaaagtaaaGACTTTAGGCGCTTTGCAATACTCTTTGGCAATCCTAACACCAATAGACTTGAAAGGTTAATGCAGCTGTAAAGGTTAACGCTGCTAATGCGGTCTCAATAAACCCACAGTTCCCAGTGGCAGTACGCTCAAGTATGCAGTCAACTACTAGCATCCATGCAGTACTTTATTCTGGAGTATTTGTATGTCATGTTGGTTCCTTCAGCGACTACCTCATCGTGGGTTTAAGAGTGTCAAAATTCGTTGAATTAGGAAGTTGACAGTTTAAACAGtattgcgcccccccccccccccatgatggGCCTCAAtgtaatacacacaaacacgcaccacgaacacacacacaggtagagaTGAGACCAATGATATGTGGCGGTGGTGTGTCCATTTATTACACAACACAAAGCACCTACAATAATCCACTCCCCGTTGCGTCAGACAGTGGATGATCTCACTTTTTTCACAGTGATTTTTATGTGGACATGTTTAGACAAGGACATCAAACCGTTTTatctaaatgaaaagaaaaaaaaaaatctacacaCAGAAATTCACAGCCAATATCACGCGCAAAAACAAAGCGGTGTCAACAAACAACAGTAAATTGAGTAAAAAATagaatttaatcatttaaatagtttttcaaaatacaaacattaatTTGAACTAAATAATATAACGTTTAGTAGCTATTCTTCATTATAACTGGCGTTGTTACATTTACACAGGCTATACAAGGAAATGTGTGAGGTTTGGTAATTTATTGTATTGCTCATTCATATTAATGCGCACATATTTCAGAAAACCACAAATGACTATCATTATAGCGGTGACACTGCAAACGGCCCTGCCTTCCTCCAAAATCCATCGTACCTAAAACACAATTGTACGCTAATGAAGCTTCCAGCGTGTAAATGGCAGAGTCAATATGAAGAAATATTAACAGCTCTAGTTGGACCGTGGcatctatatttatttgttaaaaaaacggAACATGTATGCCGAGAAGCAGGATTAACCAGCCATATAtaatgtgaaaacaaagaagTACATGATCTTGGCTGCTTTTCACAGCTGCCAAAATATTTCATGAGCCCAATGCTCAAATTTCAGTTGACCAATTAGAAAGATCCATTTGTCTCCACAGTTATTTGGCCGTCTGGCTTTCTCTGCAACCTGGGGGAGCCCTCTGTAGCCTCACCATGCCGCTAAAATCGATAGAGCCAGGTAGAAGTGATCCCTAAAATGACAATCAGATTCAGAAAAAACAACTGcttacataaaaaaacaattagtatTTATATAATCCTGAATGGAAAGCGTAATTTCAATACCAAACCCACAACAGTGtcacaatgtaaataaaatacccTTGAATCCTAGAAAGGAAAATATATGAAAAAGCTTTACAAATTTCAGAGCACTGTAAGCTGCACAAATATAACTGTTATGGGGAATTTCTATCATATTTGCTGGCTTTATTGTCTTCCACTAGAAATTGCATGTTTCGGTTTATTTAATTGAAACTGTACATGGCTGAACGATTAATGGCTCTTTGGCCACTAAATACTCTGTCTGATCAGATACTGTAGCCTTGCATTGCATGTGAAGCTTATTATAATGATCAactttcagggttttttttgtccaggGTTTCAACATCCAAAAAGAAGATGTTGCATATTTTGCATTTCTTGTTGTCCTGAGTCCACAACGGACACTTGCAAGTTTGAGTTCACACGATGTGCACATACAAAGGAGGGATCTCTCATTGAAACCATTCAGGTCTTATATGCAACGCTCATCACGGCTGCGGAAAATGCAGCACAATCTGTCCATCGTCTATCAATCATATGGATAAGTATTAGAGCCCACGATTTGAACAGGTCAGACAGTTGTTTTTGAACAGCACAGCTGCTGAAGTCAGAAACCCTGGTTAGATCGACTGGTAGAGGACAgtataaaaaaaagcagatgaggccgttgcatttcttttttaaccacTTCTTTAGCTGTTAGCCGCGCTTTATTGTCAAAGAGTTGCGTTCTTCCCTGATCTCAGATAGCTCATTGGTTCCGCCTGCACGCGAGCGCACGCGCCCACTAGAAAGGAAGCCAGTTTTTTTGCGTGCCGATAGGACGTACGTGCAGCACCGAATGAATCACCACAATCTTTGTATGCACTTCTCCCTCACTACAAATTGACTGCACAACCTTTTGTAAAGAGTCCTCCACCTACTTGGTACATCAGTAGTTCCCAACTCTGCCATTTGCCCCTAAAGTACTAGTGTTTTTTTAGCACTCTCTGCTAGCAGTGGGAATTTCAAAAATCAGCACTTGGGGTTCTGAGAGTGGAGAACtacggacacacgcacacacacacatacacacacacacacacacacacacacaactagatgccggacacttttatccacattttaaatgtgacgGACAACAAATTGATTCATTATATTGCTTTAACATATTGCGAGTAGTTCCTATGAGTTTGCTGACAACGGCACACTAAACTATAGTAAATACAAGCACTCCATGTGCGTATCGATCGGTCTTTTGCCTGACGTTGTTATGACTTCCATGAGtaagtgttgtttttaaaagttcaTAAGCCACATGTGTCAGTCTGTTCTCGGCCACCTACATGAGTATGGAACTGCAAAGCAATGCCAGGATGGAACTCACCATGAAAATGGTTGAAACCATGTAGCATTCTGGCATTCGCGTTAAATGTCATCACTCTTGAAGCCTTTTACAAAAGTCTTACTGCAAATACCCAATTCCCACTTCAGGACATGAATGCATGAGCCTTTTATTCTCTCatattattttcctttcttcatGTGGAGCCTATGGAAAACGGGAAAAAGGGACCATTTCCGCCATTAAGAATTCTCTAATAAAATCTTCTCACAAACCACTCATCCACTTGTGAAACCTAGATCTCCATTGGGTCTCTCTCTGCATCCTATTTACTGCTGCCCTCTGCTCTACGGAGAGTCCATCATGGCTTCCAGCATCTCCAGGAATAGTTTGTGCATGGGAACGCCACCGCGGGTCTTGATGCTGTAAAAGGTGGTAAGAGCACGGCCAGCAGTCTGTCGGAGGAGAGGCAGCGTTAAAAGGAGGCGTCCTGCCCGCTGGGAGTCATCTGGGTGCCGCTGACATTCCAGCTCCAGCAGggcctggtggaggaggtcccGCAGCTTCTGCACCGCCTCCGTGTCCTCGATGTAAACCGAGTCTAGCAGAACAGCAGGGAGCAGATGGAAAGGCATTCAGGGTGTTTACATTCTCTCAGCCTTTGCCACAGAAAGATAGCATGTTGCCCATTGACttaccacaaatacaaactgtgggctttatttacaaaacaaaaagtgcgTCTGTGGTGCAATCAGGACACGCTGCGTCAACTTTTGTTGACAGTAATCCTGAGTCAATCCCTAAGGGAAAATTACATGAAGGTGGAACTAATGACCTTGCATCAACTATTACAAAACTGCCCTACTCTATCCTGTAGGTTTGTCTTTTCTCTGTTTGACCTCTTTTCATTTTGCAACAGTCATTGCTTTAGAACTGTAGCCTCCGAAATGATCCTTAAGTTCAATGAGCACCTCTCTAAAACAGTTTCAGCAGAACTTGAACATTAAAACCGTCATTACTAGGATTTGTTTTTGATATAAATTACCTAATAAACTGGAAACTaactgtatttttttcaaaaacgttGTTAATATTCTATTTTCCCATGTCATCAGAGTGTGTTTGCCGGTGAGCACTGGACCTTAATAAGTCTAAAATTATAAATGTAATAATTTCCTCTGACTTAAACTGAGTAACTCTTGATTTCAGCCAGGAACAAATGAAAAGgctgcagaaaaacattttttggggtaGTTCCAGGTCATGAAAATCAACAACATAGCTAATAAGGGTACACAAAAACTGTCATGGCTGTAATTCCTTGTATTCTTAACAAATGTGAAGTACTGTAAGTACCTGAGTTAGTGAGTGCGATGGCTTTAAGCATGACAAATTCCTCTCGGTCCACGTTTAGCGCCCGGAAGCGGCGAGCAAGTTGACTAATTGCGCCGTTTAGCTCCGTCAGTCCAGCAACACGTGACATCTCCTCATCGAGGACAAAATCCTCTGCGAACACTACTTCATCCTCACAGCCAAGCGAGCGGTACGCTACACCCAGCACCAGCACTTCCAGCCACACGGACTGCAGCACGGACATCTGGTCTGCAAGGGACAGCGACAGGAAGCCTGCAGAGGAATAGACGGAGAGAGAATAGTGTAAGCAGAAGTTTTAAATTtccattaaatgtatttaactatcatatatatacatatgcatatatatcatatatatgtgtgcatatatgtatttattattttttctgcaATGCGTGTCGTTGCAGTTGGGCGGGTGGCAGGTTTGATGAGAAGCAGAAGATAAGAAAAATGGAGACCTGTAAAGCCAGCAGTGGGTTTATCATTTCCCCCCTCGGAGCATCTCTTACCGGGAATGTGTTTAGCCCAGCCGATGATGACAACTAGCTCCCGGTCAGCGAGGTCACACAGGGTGGTGAGCGTGCGCTGAGCTGTGTCTGGCTGCAGAGGGTCCGGCATGGCAAATAACTTCTCTGGCTCTGCCACTAGAAGGTGGGACACGATGATGTTGGAGGAACCTATGTCCCGAAATAGACACAAAACGAGGGATTAATATGATGTGCAGGTGCATAGTACATTTATGGACATACAGCTAGACAGAAAAACTGCACCAGTGTTTACTGTACTACGTGATGTACGTGAACCAGGAGCATCCGGTTAGTTCACCAGAACACAGAAACAAAGTACAGGCAGGCCCAGCATCCCTTCTTTGGCAGTAGAGGGCGCCGTTGTCTTACGGTTTCAAATGTTGCTTGTATGCTCTGGGAACCTCATGTTTCATGTCCCGCATGTTTGAGAGAAACATGGTCctcaagttaaaaaacaaacaaacaaactagaaTTACTGCCTCATATTTGTGTTCCTTCTCTAACCAGTTAAGATTCAATCCAAAATAGCCTTACTTAGTCATTTTAACTTGTTAAACATTTGTGCTGAATTGTAATAATTGATTTGGTTTTatattgacctttgaccacccaatttaaatgaatacatcCTTGACCTTGAAGTCGAGGTTTATTTGAAAATTAAGTATTTTCCTGAAGGCATTTCCGGGATACTCGTGTACAGGATGGGACAGAAGGGAGCTCACAGTGtctttgacccctgacctccatAATAAAATCAGTTCCTGCCAAAGTTCAAGTGGAAGTTTGTGCCAAATTGAAATCGAGCCTTCTTGAGGCTCCAAGGTGACGTTTTTTTTGCTGAGTTTGAAGAAATGCCCTTTCACCTCATTTTATTACACTACGCTGCTTATTGTTGAGCAAATCGCTAATGACAAGAGGAATATAAACAACACCTTTTTCACTCTCCTTCGTCAGTGGGAGAGGAGCACTCTGGTATGTCGCATTCTCCACTTCTGGGCGTCTTTTGTACTTCTGCCTTCCACCTCTGACCCTGTCAAGACGAACTCCTGCATTGGGACGCAGGAATTAACATATCACGCATTCAAAAAACCCGTAAGACTTGATTTCAAAGAGCGGAAACAGGACCTCTGCACACCAGCGACACTCACCCTCTTTCAGCATGCCTACTTTGAGGCACTTGGTGAAGCGGCACGCTTGACAAGCCTTTCTGCGCCTCTTGGTTATCTCGCACTCATTCGATGCTGGACAGCTGTATTCAATGTTACCTTCATGAAGGAACAACAGTAAGACACGTAAGATTTCATCACACGTCTACTTacatttcaaataatccaaatacGAACAAGCATTTGATGCGAATGAAAACTACCGTCTTTAAATGTTATACCCTGTTTTCTCTACAACATGTAGAGAAACAGTTCTACAGTGTGTGATCACAAAGAGACGAGAAAGTAATATGAGacatatttagaaaatatgagAAACTTTATACCGATTTTGATCatattaaatacaaatgtgaTATCTGTTCTAATCAGGCTACCATGACATTTGAACTGGCAGTgcccttatggttgaaattaaaataaagcacttcaaagaaaataatttcCTAAGCTATTCATTCTAGTAGCTTTGTGGtccctccacacacaaagacccacACAGCTATTGGGATGTAGAGTtatggaggcagggagggaaatGCCTTAGAGAATGCCTGCATACAGTACAGCCTCCTCCATTCAGTGCGCCGCCCCTGGGTGGAGGGTCGTTGTGGTCCGTATCACGGAAATGACCTCACATTTAACATGATCGAAGTTCCCCAGATGTAAAAGTCCTTGCAGAAGATAAGACGGCGGGTAACTTCTCAACAACACACACCTTGGATGGTTCTCTTGAAGAAGGCTTTGCAGGCCTCGCATGACGCCACGCCGTAGTGGTACCCGGAGGCCACATCCCCGCACACCAAGCACAGCCTCTTGGGCAGCGTGCTCAGGGCGTACTTGCATCGCCCCGCTCCATTTCCGGCCGAGCCCTCCTCCGCTCCGTCCCCGCCCTCGTCTTTGAAGTGGCAACGGAGCGCCGGTGTGTAGAGTGGCGGGGAGTACCGCTTAACGCCGTCGCCTCGgattcctccacctccactTTGGGAGGAGTCCGAAGACGCCCCGCCAGGGCTGATCCtgccaccccctcctccctctggacTGCTGGGTTCTGCCTTTATGTAGACGTCTGACCGACGCTCCCTGGAAGACATTATTATCTACACAGGGGGAACAATAAACAACGTGGTAAATAAAAAAGGCATACAAAATCTTCCTCTCTTTGAAAATACCGTCATGTCACCTGGTGAAAACCATCACTGACAGTTTAAGCATACGGGGTTGTTTGAGAGTAGACAGGAATTAGAGGGAACAGGCATGCAAAACGCTAAAAGGATACCGGCTAGAACTGGGAATAAAGAGCTGTAGTGAGATTGTTGCCCTAATCTGGTTGCAAAACAAAAGTACCTATGCAGAGAACAGCATCTAAAATGATTTACAGCCCAACATACGCTAAACTGCCCCTGGTGTATAGCAGCCAAATCTACTGTGGTTAAGTCAAATTACCATCACGGTCAGTATtcttcatggtttgtgaaaagcaCCGAGATTTGACATTATCAGCATTCTAACATGACAAAGGGCCAGCGTGTTCCTTATCTTGTTCTACGGCAGATTATTTCCTGTGTCGTACGTGCCtttttttcagttcagtttttcTTGAGGCCGACAAAAAAAACCTTAGATTCACTCAAACAGAACCTTTTACGTCTGAAATATAACTATACAGGTTCTCTAATTCTCCCTGCAGTGGGAAGTCTTGGTCTGTGACATTTCCAGCCATGAAAATAGCCAAGGTGACTGGATGAAGGTCACTCTGCTCATAAACAGTGACCGCTCTTCCCGAGTCAGACACATAACTTATAAGGCGGCCAGAGTACTGCGGCAACCTGCTCGCCTGCCAAGGGCCGTCTTTAGTTCTCAATTTGAATGCAGAGACAGCCGTGGTTTACACAATACTCATGGCTCCAAGATTATAGTTAATTTATTGTATGTATTCTTCACATTTTCCTGTCACCGACAATGATCACAAAATCCATTACAATTCTATTAACTCAATGTCAGGAGTGACAACTCTTGCAATTCGTGCTTTTAAGGAGTGTCAATATTTGAGTAAGTGTGAGATTAACGTGACCACCACTCTGCCATGCCCCCAACCATGTCAGTCACTTCATAAATCGGTGTACCTGTTGCATAATGAGGGCACCAAGTCAGTACGTGTGCATGTCCATTTGTTCTGAAATTAGCAAACGATGATAGAGACATAGATTACGCTTTTGTTGATTGGCCCCATTAACAGGGATCTGAAAAATGGATGAACAGCGGGGCGTGAATTGCAGGTCGTTTCTGGGTTTCAACTGAGCAGCGGATACGTTAATGCAGAGCCACACTCCAACGATTGTGCTCTTGTTCCAACTTAATAGATTCCTGTGTGAGGACGATATCTGCAGCCTAAATAGCTTTAATCCATTTAAGAACCAAAAGTGACTTGGATATTTTCATACTGATAAAAACTGGCAACTGACAGCGATTAACAACCGATTTTTTCCTTGTTCATCAGTAAAGGTGACAATACATTTGCAGGCTGTGTATTTTCAAAGCGGTGCAATATTTGAAAAGCATTGCTTATTGGTTCAATGCTCAAATCCCTCACCGTGCCAACAACGACAACGTTACGTGTGGTTGTTTACTCTGTACGCGCCGTTATGGTTTACTGACGTAATTATATGTCAGTATGGGTGTAATCCGCCAAAAGGCTCTTAGTGTTTTCTATACGGTACATACCGTTTACAACATATCaaattatcatttttttaatttttgtgcAGTCTCAAAACAAATCAACTATCATCCTGTTTTGTGTCAATCAATCTGTGTGTTTGAGGCCTAAAATCAATAGGAGCTCAATCCTGACCTGGGGTGTACGTGATCTCTCCAAGCCAATCTGATATGCATATTCATTACTTTACTTATTTATGGACATGTATAACATACATAACTGATAAGTCAACATTCTGATACACTTCAGAGACCTGACACTCCTATCATGATGCTCTGTACTTGCACTA
This window harbors:
- the prdx5 gene encoding peroxiredoxin-5, mitochondrial, with product MLSVTGTIARRSRALRLLHTSPPVKMPIQVGEQLPAVEVHEGEPGNKVSMDQLFKGKKGVLFAVPGAFTPGCSKTHLPGFVQQAQDLKSKGVQEVACISVNDAFVMAAWGKEHGSDGKVRMLADPTGAFTKAVDLLLDSDQIVQALGNKRSKRYAMLVEDGVVKKINVEPDGTGLTCSLASNVLSAL
- the esrra gene encoding steroid hormone receptor ERR1 isoform X1, encoding MCYSFTISNHYHLPAVRGSECSPAHSHTHTHTHVDTFHTHSRHRQSADVFSVKLVSWCPTVERHRGRPGPRYPIIMSSRERRSDVYIKAEPSSPEGGGGGRISPGGASSDSSQSGGGGIRGDGVKRYSPPLYTPALRCHFKDEGGDGAEEGSAGNGAGRCKYALSTLPKRLCLVCGDVASGYHYGVASCEACKAFFKRTIQGNIEYSCPASNECEITKRRRKACQACRFTKCLKVGMLKEGVRLDRVRGGRQKYKRRPEVENATYQSAPLPLTKESEKGSSNIIVSHLLVAEPEKLFAMPDPLQPDTAQRTLTTLCDLADRELVVIIGWAKHIPGFLSLSLADQMSVLQSVWLEVLVLGVAYRSLGCEDEVVFAEDFVLDEEMSRVAGLTELNGAISQLARRFRALNVDREEFVMLKAIALTNSDSVYIEDTEAVQKLRDLLHQALLELECQRHPDDSQRAGRLLLTLPLLRQTAGRALTTFYSIKTRGGVPMHKLFLEMLEAMMDSP
- the esrra gene encoding steroid hormone receptor ERR1 isoform X3, producing MSSRERRSDVYIKAEPSSPEGGGGGRISPGGASSDSSQSGGGGIRGDGVKRYSPPLYTPALRCHFKDEGGDGAEEGSAGNGAGRCKYALSTLPKRLCLVCGDVASGYHYGVASCEACKAFFKRTIQGNIEYSCPASNECEITKRRRKACQACRFTKCLKVGMLKEGVRLDRVRGGRQKYKRRPEVENATYQSAPLPLTKESEKGSSNIIVSHLLVAEPEKLFAMPDPLQPDTAQRTLTTLCDLADRELVVIIGWAKHIPGFLSLSLADQMSVLQSVWLEVLVLGVAYRSLGCEDEVVFAEDFVLDEEMSRVAGLTELNGAISQLARRFRALNVDREEFVMLKAIALTNSDSVYIEDTEAVQKLRDLLHQALLELECQRHPDDSQRAGRLLLTLPLLRQTAGRALTTFYSIKTRGGVPMHKLFLEMLEAMMDSP
- the esrra gene encoding steroid hormone receptor ERR1 isoform X2 — translated: MPEWPAVHMGQFYLLLLLFTCTCFGRIRVPLCNIWARVAAGVSLAHVHPSAQIIMSSRERRSDVYIKAEPSSPEGGGGGRISPGGASSDSSQSGGGGIRGDGVKRYSPPLYTPALRCHFKDEGGDGAEEGSAGNGAGRCKYALSTLPKRLCLVCGDVASGYHYGVASCEACKAFFKRTIQGNIEYSCPASNECEITKRRRKACQACRFTKCLKVGMLKEGVRLDRVRGGRQKYKRRPEVENATYQSAPLPLTKESEKGSSNIIVSHLLVAEPEKLFAMPDPLQPDTAQRTLTTLCDLADRELVVIIGWAKHIPGFLSLSLADQMSVLQSVWLEVLVLGVAYRSLGCEDEVVFAEDFVLDEEMSRVAGLTELNGAISQLARRFRALNVDREEFVMLKAIALTNSDSVYIEDTEAVQKLRDLLHQALLELECQRHPDDSQRAGRLLLTLPLLRQTAGRALTTFYSIKTRGGVPMHKLFLEMLEAMMDSP